A genomic segment from Lignipirellula cremea encodes:
- a CDS encoding DUF1501 domain-containing protein has product MLDIFGRSERTCDGVSRRSFLKVGGLAVGGMSLPGLLRHNAAAAAEGKTPSKKSVILIWQAGGPSHLDMYDLKPQAPAEIRGEFRPIRTNVPGIEISEHLPLQSKIMDKLAIVRSAYHTNAGHGMGSQWMLTGYEPAIEINTNIFPSCGSVVAKMLGANDAALPAYVNLPRPINMGKAAYLGASYNPFSPESDPNSDGFQVRNLKLPGQVDLPRLGRRRNLLSQLDTIRRDIDLAGDMEGLDTFYKDAMHMVTSDKAVKAFDINQEADDLREQYGRNDLGQSCLLARRLVEAGVTYVTVQAGGGWDTHGDNFKQLKTRLLPQFDSALTALVNDLHDRGLQDDVLVMAMGEFGRTPRINGNAGRDHWPGAMSVVYAGGGLKMGQVIGSTNDNGEFPATAAATPGCVLSTMYHALGIDYKHAFYDQAQRPLSILAEGKPIAELL; this is encoded by the coding sequence ATGCTTGATATTTTTGGTCGATCGGAACGCACTTGCGACGGCGTGTCGCGTCGCAGCTTCCTCAAGGTGGGCGGTCTGGCGGTGGGCGGCATGAGCCTGCCGGGACTGTTGCGGCATAACGCCGCCGCGGCGGCTGAGGGGAAAACGCCGTCGAAGAAGTCCGTCATTCTGATCTGGCAGGCGGGCGGTCCCAGCCATCTGGATATGTACGATCTCAAGCCCCAGGCTCCGGCCGAAATTCGCGGCGAGTTTCGTCCCATCCGCACGAACGTACCCGGCATTGAGATCAGCGAGCATCTGCCGCTGCAGTCGAAAATTATGGACAAGCTGGCGATTGTCCGCTCGGCCTACCACACCAACGCGGGCCACGGCATGGGCTCGCAATGGATGCTGACCGGCTATGAACCGGCGATTGAGATCAACACCAACATCTTCCCTTCCTGCGGCAGCGTGGTCGCCAAAATGCTGGGGGCGAACGACGCCGCCCTGCCGGCTTACGTGAATCTGCCGCGGCCGATCAACATGGGGAAAGCGGCCTACCTGGGGGCCTCGTACAATCCGTTCTCGCCGGAAAGCGATCCCAACTCCGACGGCTTCCAGGTGCGGAACCTGAAGCTGCCCGGCCAGGTCGATCTGCCGCGACTGGGCCGCCGCAGGAACCTGCTTTCGCAGCTGGACACCATTCGCCGGGATATCGATCTGGCGGGCGACATGGAAGGGCTGGATACCTTCTACAAGGACGCCATGCATATGGTCACCAGCGACAAGGCGGTCAAGGCGTTCGACATCAATCAGGAAGCAGACGACCTGCGCGAACAGTACGGACGGAACGACCTGGGCCAAAGCTGCCTGCTTGCCCGGCGACTGGTCGAGGCGGGCGTCACCTATGTGACGGTCCAGGCCGGCGGCGGCTGGGATACGCATGGCGATAACTTCAAGCAGCTGAAAACCCGCTTGCTGCCGCAGTTCGATAGCGCCTTGACCGCCCTGGTCAACGACCTGCACGACCGGGGCCTGCAGGACGACGTGCTGGTGATGGCGATGGGCGAATTCGGCCGCACGCCGCGCATCAACGGCAACGCCGGTCGCGACCACTGGCCCGGCGCCATGAGCGTGGTGTACGCCGGCGGCGGTCTGAAAATGGGTCAGGTGATCGGCTCGACCAACGACAACGGCGAGTTCCCCGCCACCGCGGCCGCGACGCCCGGTTGCGTGCTGTCGACCATGTATCATGCCCTGGGTATCGACTACAAACACGCCTTCTACGATCAGGCCCAGCGACCCTTGTCGATCCTGGCCGAAGGCAAGCCGATCGCCGAACTGCTGTAA
- a CDS encoding PhoH family protein: MSETTISLEQPQLALPLFGPRDQHLRVIRETLGVNITHRDGAIRVAGDDAKVAQAVQVLEQLKGLVLRRGLVAPDDVALALAMATGDESLRPLTPIDIVNSIKQIRPRTPGQAAYAEAIRKHDVIVAVGPAGTGKTYLAVALAVEALKHHQIRKIVLVRPAVEAGESLGFLPGDLQAKINPYLRPLLDALHEMVDYDEIKLCMEQQVIEVAPLAYMRGRTLNDAFVILDEAQNTTVAQMKMFLTRMGEGSKMVVSGDPTQIDLPPNSRSGLIDALTRLAPIQGVAVVRLTTSDIVRHRLVQEIVNAYETPSNPPASQ; this comes from the coding sequence ATGTCCGAAACTACAATTTCTCTCGAACAGCCTCAGCTGGCCTTACCGCTGTTTGGTCCTCGCGACCAGCATCTGCGGGTGATCCGCGAAACTCTCGGCGTAAACATTACGCATCGAGACGGCGCGATCAGAGTCGCCGGCGACGACGCCAAAGTGGCGCAGGCCGTGCAAGTCCTTGAACAACTCAAAGGGCTGGTGCTGCGGCGTGGACTGGTGGCTCCCGACGATGTGGCTCTCGCTCTGGCGATGGCGACCGGCGACGAAAGTCTGCGCCCGCTCACCCCGATCGACATTGTCAATTCGATCAAACAGATTCGTCCCCGCACTCCCGGCCAGGCGGCCTATGCCGAGGCGATCCGCAAGCACGACGTGATCGTCGCCGTGGGACCGGCCGGAACGGGCAAAACCTATCTGGCGGTGGCCCTGGCGGTCGAAGCGCTCAAGCATCATCAGATTCGCAAGATTGTGCTCGTGCGGCCCGCGGTCGAAGCGGGCGAAAGTTTAGGGTTCCTGCCCGGCGACCTGCAGGCGAAGATCAATCCGTACCTGCGGCCCCTGCTGGACGCCCTGCATGAGATGGTCGATTACGACGAGATCAAGCTGTGTATGGAGCAGCAAGTGATCGAGGTGGCGCCGCTGGCCTACATGCGCGGCCGTACGTTAAACGATGCGTTTGTGATTCTCGACGAGGCGCAAAACACGACCGTCGCCCAGATGAAAATGTTCCTCACCCGGATGGGGGAAGGCTCCAAAATGGTCGTCTCGGGCGATCCGACGCAGATCGACCTGCCGCCCAATTCGCGTTCCGGCCTGATCGATGCCTTGACCCGCCTGGCGCCCATCCAAGGCGTCGCGGTCGTGCGGCTGACCACGTCGGATATTGTCCGGCATCGGCTGGTCCAGGAGATCGTTAACGCTTACGAGACCCCTTCTAACCCTCCCGCGAGCCAATAA
- a CDS encoding hemolysin family protein, which produces MTFAPDTLLAIWIAALVIAAWSALGAKVLREFSAGELEEYCLRRKRLDFFGDVLDHYERLAEGAESLQLAATTAAIIGGVFWSQATGRLPDPLDWTSVGLLFGAATVGLLAVTHWIPLAVVKFWSAPFLYHTWRIWLVIGFFVWPFSIGVNFVGQLSRRLAGRHAEEDDEEEAFEDEILSMVSAGEREGLLEADARDMIEGVMELSDDDVSDIMTSRTDIDAIQVDMPWDEMVAFVTEVGRTRIPVYEETLDNIVGILYAKDLLPVLADPDHSARSLPAILREAWKIPATKHLDELLQEFRNTRVHMAIVIDEYGSTAGVVTIEDVLEEIVGDIIDETDDEEDDEIQVVDERTSVVDGRTHLDDINERLGLNLAETNDFDTIAGLVMEQLGRIPMVGESITIEQVRVTVLEASRRRVEKVRLELIDEMQREQV; this is translated from the coding sequence GTGACGTTCGCCCCTGATACGTTGCTGGCGATCTGGATCGCCGCCCTGGTGATCGCCGCCTGGTCCGCCCTGGGCGCCAAGGTGCTGCGGGAATTCTCCGCCGGCGAACTGGAAGAGTACTGCCTGCGGCGGAAACGCCTGGACTTTTTCGGGGACGTGCTCGACCACTACGAGCGTCTGGCCGAAGGCGCCGAGAGCCTGCAGCTGGCGGCGACCACCGCCGCGATTATCGGCGGCGTGTTCTGGTCGCAGGCGACCGGCCGCCTGCCGGATCCGCTGGACTGGACATCGGTCGGGCTGTTGTTTGGTGCGGCCACGGTCGGCCTGCTGGCGGTGACCCACTGGATTCCGCTGGCGGTCGTCAAGTTCTGGTCGGCTCCGTTTCTGTACCACACCTGGCGGATCTGGCTGGTGATCGGCTTTTTTGTGTGGCCGTTTTCCATCGGCGTGAACTTCGTCGGCCAGTTAAGCCGTCGGCTGGCGGGGCGCCATGCCGAAGAAGACGACGAAGAAGAAGCTTTTGAAGACGAGATCCTCAGTATGGTCAGCGCTGGCGAACGGGAAGGCCTGCTAGAGGCCGACGCCCGCGACATGATCGAAGGGGTGATGGAGCTCAGCGACGACGATGTGTCGGATATCATGACCTCGCGGACCGATATCGACGCCATTCAAGTGGATATGCCGTGGGATGAAATGGTCGCCTTTGTGACCGAGGTTGGCCGCACGCGGATCCCCGTTTACGAAGAAACGCTGGATAACATTGTCGGCATTCTTTACGCCAAAGACTTGCTGCCCGTACTGGCCGATCCCGATCATTCGGCCCGCAGCCTGCCCGCCATTTTGCGCGAAGCGTGGAAGATTCCGGCGACCAAACATCTCGACGAATTGCTGCAGGAGTTCCGTAACACGCGCGTGCACATGGCGATCGTGATTGATGAATACGGCAGCACGGCCGGCGTGGTGACCATTGAAGACGTCCTGGAGGAAATCGTCGGCGATATCATCGACGAAACCGATGATGAAGAAGATGACGAGATCCAGGTGGTCGACGAGCGGACCAGCGTCGTCGACGGCCGCACCCATCTCGACGACATCAACGAACGGCTGGGGCTGAACCTGGCCGAGACCAACGACTTTGACACCATCGCCGGTCTGGTCATGGAGCAGCTCGGCCGCATTCCCATGGTGGGCGAGTCGATCACCATTGAACAGGTCCGCGTCACCGTGCTGGAAGCCAGCCGCCGCCGTGTGGAAAAAGTCCGCCTGGAACTGATCGACGAAATGCAGCGGGAGCAGGTTTAA
- a CDS encoding HD family phosphohydrolase encodes MSTTGSYKRARSALELPPGQIARAFRSVRRPDVLLRAAICLGAAVCMFAATGGWQPAFSYRTRYVPDRKLTASTSFEVKDVTATDRAREKAIAEVITYYTNDPSQLVQLQNALIDRVLQVTKVEDFGSVDQAVWREFFAPGPNGPVSEEVSQAAFAEMQAVFASKEGGESANIAVLRKALANALQDHEDKGLLTNLTHNMADGNQTLIMTHPVGDVAAARLTPVSEVRIGEVGGRLEAKLAAELSSLTMTDHERDSIAKRLYVWLHQRLKPTLVYDQTTTAEKQAEAAAEVKDVMVSYAVGDALAGIEAHRPLTAANLLLLRKEHEAVVAHQSWTDIVARTLAEFGMYAALYLLCGVYLFYRDRRLLTDLWRFLTLLAYVVLTVAFAWQAARDQWRVELIPILLFGMTIAIAYRQDLALLLASAVSLVVVLSLGAGLGEFVIFVSAVAASIVVAQRIRTRTRLIFAGLWSALVAFATAVGVEILVGQPFTQSLLLNAAWYAFSALVASVLMAGLLPFFEKLLDFQTDLSLLELGDQSHPLLQELVRRAPGTYNHSINVASIGEAAAESIGANGLLVRVGAYFHDIGKMLKPGYFVENQSDGANRHDTLAPAMSTLVIIAHVKDGAELARQNGLPECIIDFIEQHHGTTLVEYFYVQAARKVEADPDAKTLDESSFRYPGPKPQTREAAVMMLTDAVESACRTLVDPGPARIESLVNDIAMKRLLDGQFDESALTLKELHTVQQSLIKSLTAVYHGRVKYPAKPQSA; translated from the coding sequence ATGTCTACCACGGGTAGCTATAAACGTGCTCGCTCGGCCCTGGAGCTTCCTCCGGGCCAGATCGCCCGGGCTTTTCGAAGCGTGCGGCGTCCCGATGTGTTGTTGCGCGCGGCCATCTGCCTGGGGGCTGCGGTCTGCATGTTTGCGGCGACAGGAGGCTGGCAGCCGGCGTTTTCTTATCGCACGCGGTATGTACCGGACCGCAAGCTCACGGCCAGCACTTCCTTTGAAGTGAAGGATGTGACCGCCACCGATCGCGCCCGGGAAAAGGCGATCGCCGAGGTTATCACTTATTACACGAATGATCCCAGCCAGCTGGTGCAGCTGCAGAACGCCCTGATTGATCGGGTGCTGCAGGTGACCAAGGTCGAGGACTTTGGCAGCGTGGACCAGGCGGTCTGGCGCGAGTTTTTCGCGCCGGGGCCGAACGGTCCGGTCAGCGAGGAAGTCAGCCAGGCGGCCTTCGCTGAGATGCAGGCCGTGTTCGCCAGCAAGGAAGGCGGCGAAAGCGCGAATATCGCCGTGCTGCGAAAGGCGCTCGCAAACGCCCTGCAGGATCACGAAGATAAAGGTCTCCTTACCAACCTGACGCACAACATGGCGGACGGGAACCAGACGCTGATCATGACGCACCCGGTCGGCGACGTGGCGGCGGCCCGGCTGACGCCCGTTTCTGAAGTGCGCATCGGCGAAGTCGGCGGCCGGTTGGAAGCCAAACTGGCGGCCGAGTTATCCTCGCTCACCATGACGGACCATGAACGGGACTCCATCGCCAAACGCCTTTATGTCTGGCTGCACCAGCGACTCAAGCCGACGCTCGTTTACGACCAGACGACCACGGCGGAAAAGCAGGCGGAAGCCGCCGCCGAAGTGAAAGATGTCATGGTCAGTTATGCGGTCGGCGACGCCCTGGCCGGTATCGAAGCGCACCGGCCTTTAACGGCCGCCAACCTGCTGTTGCTGCGGAAAGAACACGAGGCCGTCGTCGCCCATCAGTCATGGACCGATATTGTGGCCCGCACGCTGGCGGAGTTTGGCATGTACGCCGCGCTCTATCTGCTGTGCGGCGTGTATCTGTTCTATCGGGACCGACGCCTGCTCACCGACTTGTGGCGGTTTTTGACCTTGCTGGCCTATGTGGTGCTGACGGTGGCCTTCGCCTGGCAGGCGGCCCGCGACCAGTGGCGGGTGGAGCTGATTCCCATTCTGCTGTTCGGGATGACGATCGCCATCGCCTACCGGCAGGATCTGGCGCTGCTGCTGGCCTCGGCCGTGTCTTTGGTGGTGGTCCTTTCGCTGGGAGCCGGGCTGGGCGAGTTTGTGATTTTTGTCTCCGCCGTGGCGGCTTCGATTGTCGTCGCGCAGCGGATCCGCACCCGCACCCGTTTGATTTTTGCCGGACTCTGGTCCGCGCTGGTGGCGTTCGCTACGGCCGTGGGCGTAGAGATTCTGGTCGGCCAGCCGTTTACGCAGTCGCTGCTGCTGAACGCCGCCTGGTATGCTTTTTCGGCGCTGGTGGCGAGCGTGCTGATGGCGGGTCTGCTGCCGTTCTTTGAGAAACTGCTGGATTTCCAGACCGACCTCAGCCTGCTTGAGCTGGGGGACCAGTCGCACCCCCTGCTGCAGGAACTGGTCCGCCGGGCGCCGGGCACCTATAACCATTCCATCAACGTGGCTTCGATCGGCGAAGCAGCGGCCGAGTCGATCGGCGCCAACGGTTTGCTGGTGCGCGTGGGCGCTTACTTCCACGATATTGGCAAAATGCTCAAGCCTGGTTACTTTGTCGAAAATCAATCCGACGGGGCCAACCGCCACGATACGCTCGCCCCGGCCATGAGCACCCTGGTGATCATCGCCCATGTCAAAGACGGCGCCGAACTGGCCCGCCAGAACGGCCTGCCCGAGTGCATTATTGACTTTATCGAACAGCATCATGGCACCACGCTGGTGGAGTATTTTTACGTCCAGGCGGCCCGCAAGGTCGAGGCTGATCCCGACGCCAAGACGCTCGACGAATCCTCGTTCCGCTATCCGGGTCCCAAACCGCAGACCCGTGAAGCGGCCGTGATGATGCTGACCGACGCGGTCGAAAGCGCCTGTCGCACGCTGGTCGATCCGGGCCCGGCCCGCATTGAAAGCCTGGTCAACGATATCGCTATGAAACGCCTGCTCGATGGGCAGTTCGATGAAAGCGCTCTCACGCTGAAAGAGCTTCACACCGTCCAGCAAAGCCTGATAAAATCATTGACGGCCGTCTATCATGGTCGCGTGAAGTACCCGGCAAAACCGCAATCGGCATGA
- a CDS encoding PPC domain-containing protein: MFHLLRLLSAGCLVLLLAAVALAELPALRFDRLTPLSGAAGGTVLAEIAGADLEGVDTLLFDHPGLTATPVAGKEKEFTIAIAADTPPGVYDVRLVGRWGVSNPRLFAVSHGLVETEEIEKNNDLATAQPIAVNTAVACRSDSNNQDVFRFPLTQGQRVVIDCQAGKLDSIMDAVLTLTSADGRQLASSSDYNGRDPLIDFAAPIAGDYYAEVHDLSFRGGFPYRLVVTDHPSVDQVSPRVVQAGQSVEMTAIGRNLGPQSRPAAFAVDDSASAELPWEARTYLLQVPSDLQGDYRFIEHPTDHTVLPTAATCTLTGMQTRLDDPTAIGAHPVLVVDMPTAVEAEPNDTAGEAQPLTIPAAVSGRFDQPRDADWFEFEVEEKGDYAVDVYCERINGRGDPYCVIVDDKENRVLDIDDFGIRLNDFDGHLRDPVGMISLQPKRKYKVLVQDRYQRGGPRYQYVLTLKKPEPDFFVAVTPHANPQPHGVVLWRGGAVRLDVVVHQRDGYNGPITITAEDLPPGVHAAPTHLVNNSRGAMVLWSDDDAADFTGPIRLVAVGQHEEQSFTRNARSYAKIWGSTLNSSRPTRELVMAVRDSAPFAVAFEPEMIEVTAGESLEANLVLNRRWSDFTADVTVLPLSFPGQFKMANGKFSGSDRQIKATISVQANTTPGDYTLHVEGQAQVPFSKEADSKERPNTLVTLPSRPLTVRVMAPKKE, from the coding sequence ATGTTTCATCTTTTACGTCTGCTCTCCGCTGGTTGCCTGGTCCTGCTGCTGGCTGCGGTCGCCTTGGCCGAGTTGCCTGCGCTGCGGTTTGATCGCTTGACGCCTTTGAGCGGTGCGGCCGGAGGGACCGTGCTGGCCGAGATCGCCGGCGCTGATCTGGAAGGGGTCGACACTTTGCTGTTCGATCACCCCGGCCTGACGGCGACGCCGGTTGCCGGCAAGGAGAAAGAATTTACGATCGCCATCGCCGCCGACACCCCGCCGGGCGTTTACGACGTGCGACTGGTCGGCCGCTGGGGCGTGAGCAATCCGCGGCTGTTCGCCGTCTCGCACGGCCTGGTGGAAACGGAAGAGATAGAGAAGAACAACGACCTCGCCACGGCCCAGCCGATCGCCGTGAATACGGCCGTCGCCTGCCGCTCGGATTCCAACAACCAGGACGTGTTCCGCTTCCCGCTGACCCAGGGCCAGCGGGTCGTCATCGACTGCCAGGCCGGCAAGCTCGACTCCATCATGGACGCCGTGCTGACCCTCACCAGCGCCGACGGCCGCCAGCTGGCCAGCAGCAGCGACTATAACGGGCGCGATCCGCTGATCGACTTTGCGGCCCCGATCGCGGGCGACTACTACGCCGAAGTCCACGACCTGTCGTTCCGCGGCGGCTTTCCTTACCGGCTGGTCGTGACCGATCATCCGTCGGTTGACCAGGTTTCTCCGCGCGTCGTCCAGGCGGGCCAGTCGGTCGAAATGACCGCCATCGGCCGCAACCTGGGGCCGCAGTCCCGTCCGGCTGCTTTTGCGGTCGATGACAGTGCGTCGGCCGAACTGCCGTGGGAGGCACGCACGTACCTGCTGCAGGTTCCGTCCGACCTGCAGGGCGACTACCGTTTTATCGAACATCCGACCGACCACACCGTCCTGCCGACGGCGGCCACCTGTACGCTGACTGGCATGCAGACCCGGCTGGACGATCCGACCGCAATCGGGGCGCACCCAGTGCTGGTCGTGGACATGCCGACGGCGGTTGAAGCGGAGCCGAACGATACGGCCGGGGAAGCGCAACCGCTGACGATCCCGGCGGCGGTCAGCGGCCGCTTTGACCAGCCGCGCGACGCCGACTGGTTTGAGTTTGAGGTGGAAGAAAAGGGCGACTACGCCGTCGATGTGTACTGCGAGCGGATCAACGGCCGCGGCGATCCGTATTGCGTGATCGTCGACGACAAAGAGAACCGCGTGCTGGATATCGACGACTTTGGCATTCGCTTGAACGACTTCGACGGGCATCTGCGCGATCCGGTCGGGATGATCAGCCTGCAGCCGAAGCGGAAGTACAAGGTGCTGGTGCAGGATCGTTACCAGCGGGGCGGCCCGCGCTACCAGTACGTGCTGACGCTGAAAAAGCCGGAGCCCGATTTCTTTGTGGCTGTTACGCCGCATGCGAACCCGCAGCCGCATGGAGTGGTCCTGTGGCGCGGCGGAGCGGTGCGGCTGGATGTGGTGGTCCATCAGCGCGACGGGTACAACGGCCCCATCACCATTACGGCCGAGGACTTGCCGCCGGGCGTGCATGCGGCGCCGACACATCTGGTCAACAACTCCCGCGGGGCGATGGTGCTCTGGTCCGACGACGACGCGGCCGATTTTACCGGCCCCATTCGCCTGGTCGCCGTCGGGCAGCACGAGGAGCAGTCGTTCACGCGGAACGCCCGCAGCTATGCCAAGATCTGGGGCAGCACGCTGAACTCCAGCCGCCCCACGCGTGAGCTGGTGATGGCCGTCCGCGATTCGGCCCCGTTCGCCGTGGCGTTTGAACCGGAAATGATCGAAGTCACGGCTGGCGAGTCCCTGGAAGCGAACCTGGTTCTGAATCGTCGGTGGTCGGACTTCACCGCCGACGTCACCGTGCTGCCGCTCTCCTTTCCCGGACAGTTCAAAATGGCGAACGGCAAGTTCTCCGGCAGCGACCGGCAAATCAAGGCGACGATTAGCGTCCAGGCCAATACGACTCCCGGCGATTACACGCTGCATGTCGAAGGCCAGGCACAGGTTCCCTTCTCTAAAGAGGCCGACAGCAAAGAGCGGCCCAATACGCTCGTTACGCTTCCCAGTCGACCGCTGACCGTGCGTGTGATGGCGCCCAAGAAAGAGTGA
- the ybeY gene encoding rRNA maturation RNase YbeY yields MNASSSPPLELDCTNRQTRLPVEERPLLEGLRLVLHEAGVRTGAVSLAIVDDPAMHVLNREHLEHDYPTDVLSFLFDRQGEHLEGEIIVSVDTAQSSAADLQIPWAHELLLYVVHGALHLVGHDDHSPAERQAMRAAESHYLAALGVCLPSLPEPQE; encoded by the coding sequence ATGAACGCAAGCTCGTCTCCCCCCTTGGAACTCGACTGTACAAACCGGCAAACCCGGCTCCCGGTCGAGGAACGCCCGCTCCTCGAAGGGCTGCGACTGGTGCTGCACGAAGCGGGCGTCAGGACAGGCGCCGTGAGTCTGGCGATTGTCGACGATCCCGCCATGCATGTGCTGAACCGGGAACACCTTGAGCACGACTACCCGACCGACGTGCTGAGCTTCCTGTTCGACCGGCAAGGGGAACACCTGGAAGGGGAGATTATCGTCAGCGTCGATACGGCCCAGTCCAGCGCGGCCGACCTGCAGATCCCCTGGGCCCATGAACTGCTGCTTTACGTGGTGCACGGGGCGTTGCATCTGGTCGGACACGATGACCATTCTCCGGCGGAACGGCAAGCGATGCGCGCCGCCGAATCGCACTATTTAGCCGCGCTGGGAGTTTGTCTCCCGTCGCTTCCTGAACCGCAAGAATAA